A single window of Bos javanicus breed banteng chromosome 19, ARS-OSU_banteng_1.0, whole genome shotgun sequence DNA harbors:
- the PNMT gene encoding phenylethanolamine N-methyltransferase produces MVEQGRGRMLPPIPPPCVCCWDIKGDGWHREDAARGPRQLIAQPPPPHRRGQGWRAGVAPQIKASGRKGGRGSSMSGTDRSQAAGAVPDSDPGLAAVSSAYQRFEPRAYLRNNYAPPRGDLSCPDGVGPWKLRCLAQTFATGKVSGRTLIDIGSGPTIYQLLSACAHFEDITMTDFLEVNRQELRLWLREEPGAFDWSVYSQHVCLIEGKGESWQEKECQLRARVKRILPIDVHRPQPLGAGGLAPLPADALVSAFCLEAVSPDLASFQRALDHITTLLRPGGHLLLIGALEESWYLAGEARLAVVPVREEEVREALVRSGYEVRDLRTYTMPAHLQTGVDDVKGIFFTWAQKVGV; encoded by the exons ATGGTGGAGCAGGGGCGGGGACGGATGCTCCCCCCCATACCACCCCCGTGTGTCTGCTGTTGGGACATTAAAGGAGATGGATGGCATAGGGAAGACGCAGCGCGTGGCCCCAGGCAGCTCATCGCTCAGCCGCCGCCCCCGCACCGGAGGGGCCAGGGCTGGCGGGCGGGGGTCGCGCCGCAGATAAAGGCGAGCGGGCGCAAGGGTGGCCGCGGCAGCAGCATGAGCGGGACAGACCGGAGTCAGGCGGCGGGCGCGGTGCCCGACTCAGACCCGGGCCTGGCGGCGGTGTCCTCGGCCTACCAGCGCTTTGAGCCCCGCGCCTACCTCCGCAACAACTACGCGCCCCCGAGGGGGGACCTGAGCTGCCCCGACGGCGTCGGGCCTTGGAAGCTGCGCTGCTTGGCTCAGACCTTCGCCACCG GTAAGGTGTCTGGCCGCACCCTCATTGACATCGGTTCAGGACCCACTATATACCAGCTGCTCAGCGCCTGTGCCCACTTTGAGGACATCACCATGACAGATTTCCTGGAGGTGAACCGCCAGGAGCTGAGGCTCTGGCTGCGAGAAGAGCCTGGGGCTTTTGACTGGAGCGTGTACAGCCAGCATGTCTGCCTCATCGAGGGCAAGGG ggaatcctggcaggAGAAGGAGTGCCAGCTGCGAGCCAGGGTGAAGAGGATCCTGCCCATCGATGTGCACCGGCCCCAGCCCCTGGGTGCTGGAGGCCTGGCACCCCTGCCTGCCGACGCCCTGGTCTCTGCCTTCTGCCTGGAGGCTGTGAGTCCAGACCTGGCCAGCTTCCAGCGGGCCCTGGACCACATCACCACACTGCTGAGGCCTGGGGGGCACCTCCTCCTCATCGGAGCCCTGGAGGAGTCATGGTACCTGGCTGGGGAGGCCAGGCTGGCGGTGGTGCCCGTGCGcgaggaggaggtgagggaggcCCTGGTGCGGAGCGGCTATGAGGTGCGGGATCTGCGCACCTACACCATGCCTGCCCACCTTCAGACAGGTGTAGACGATGTCAAGGGCATCTTCTTCACCTGGGCCCAGAAGGTGGGGGTGTGA